One genomic segment of Mesoterricola silvestris includes these proteins:
- a CDS encoding thymidine kinase: MTVFFRYGAMNAGKSIQVLTVRYNYQERHQSVHLYKPSVDTREGANLIRARIGLEAPVDAMIKPDTDIVELHAATVARRGLPNCILIDEAQFLTRAQVMQFCELSDTTGIPVMAFGLRSDFRGELFPGSAALLALADRIEELKTICWCGKKATMNARIVDGKVVMEGPQVLIGGNESYTALCRKHWKEGISAPPA, encoded by the coding sequence GTGACTGTCTTCTTCCGTTACGGCGCGATGAACGCCGGCAAGAGCATCCAGGTGCTCACCGTGCGCTACAACTACCAGGAGCGCCACCAGAGCGTGCACCTCTACAAGCCCAGCGTGGACACCCGCGAGGGGGCCAACCTCATCCGGGCCCGCATCGGGCTGGAAGCGCCGGTGGACGCCATGATCAAGCCCGACACCGACATCGTGGAGCTCCACGCGGCCACCGTGGCCCGCCGCGGCCTGCCCAACTGCATCCTCATCGACGAGGCCCAGTTCCTCACCCGCGCGCAGGTGATGCAGTTCTGCGAGCTCTCCGACACCACCGGCATCCCCGTCATGGCCTTCGGGCTGCGCTCGGACTTCCGCGGGGAGCTCTTTCCCGGATCCGCGGCCCTGCTGGCCCTGGCGGACCGCATCGAGGAGCTGAAGACCATCTGCTGGTGCGGCAAGAAGGCCACCATGAACGCCCGCATCGTGGACGGCAAGGTGGTCATGGAAGGCCCCCAGGTGCTCATCGGCGGCAACGAGAGCTACACCGCCCTGTGCCGCAAGCACTGGAAGGAAGGCATCAGCGCCCCCCCGGCCTGA
- a CDS encoding type III pantothenate kinase, whose product MSLLLAVDVGNTNIVLGIFDLAAGEGGPILHSWRLATSRERTVDEYGLSSLALLKHAGIDPAAIRHVVISSVVPPLHPVLDAWLRVYFKSEPLWIEPGIKTGLKVLLDNPAELGADRIVNAVAGLEAYGAPLIAVDFGTATTFDVVNEKREYLGGIICPGLKISAEALFQRASRLPRVEIAEPERLVGRSTIQAMQSGLYYGYVGQVDGILERLLAEYPGSKVVATGGLAKVIAPSSRFIHEVAPDLTLDGLRILWLKNQKPCPSR is encoded by the coding sequence ATGAGTCTTCTGCTGGCCGTGGACGTGGGCAACACCAACATCGTCCTGGGCATCTTCGACCTCGCCGCCGGCGAGGGCGGCCCCATCCTGCATTCCTGGCGCCTGGCCACGAGCCGGGAGCGCACCGTGGACGAGTACGGCCTCTCAAGCCTGGCCCTGCTCAAGCACGCCGGCATCGATCCCGCGGCCATCCGGCACGTGGTCATCTCCAGCGTCGTGCCGCCGCTCCACCCGGTCCTGGACGCCTGGCTCCGGGTCTACTTCAAGTCCGAGCCCCTGTGGATCGAGCCCGGCATCAAGACCGGCCTCAAGGTCCTGCTGGACAACCCCGCCGAGCTGGGCGCGGACCGCATCGTCAACGCCGTGGCCGGCCTGGAGGCCTACGGCGCCCCGCTCATCGCCGTGGATTTCGGCACCGCCACCACCTTCGACGTGGTCAACGAGAAGCGCGAGTATCTGGGAGGGATCATCTGCCCCGGCCTGAAGATCAGCGCCGAGGCCCTGTTCCAGCGGGCCTCGCGGCTGCCCCGGGTGGAGATCGCCGAACCCGAGCGGCTCGTGGGGCGCTCCACCATCCAAGCCATGCAGTCGGGCCTCTACTACGGCTACGTGGGCCAGGTGGACGGCATCCTGGAGCGGCTCCTGGCCGAGTACCCCGGCTCCAAGGTGGTGGCCACCGGCGGCCTGGCCAAGGTCATCGCCCCCTCCAGCCGCTTCATCCACGAGGTGGCGCCGGACCTCACCCTGGACGGCCTGCGCATCCTCTGGCTGAAGAACCAGAAGCCATGCCCCTCCCGCTGA
- a CDS encoding biotin--[acetyl-CoA-carboxylase] ligase, producing MPLPLIRLGVVDSTQAFLERHPELGCCAVLAGEQLKGQGQAGNAWVSRPGAGLWLSACLPAPRVPPGLLLQRAMAAVLEVLEPAGAPLGLKWPNDLVGRREGRLVKLGGIIGQAKGDRVLLGLGLNLTEAPAIPERAIPPACLRDLAKGGVPEAGALARDILEAWEDLEIPREAPFLWPAPGDPIRWEQGEGVCVGWLGDGRLRVERPGGGHVDLTAGDVSGLA from the coding sequence ATGCCCCTCCCGCTGATCCGCCTGGGGGTGGTGGACTCCACCCAGGCCTTCCTGGAGCGCCACCCCGAACTGGGCTGCTGCGCCGTCCTGGCCGGGGAGCAGCTCAAGGGCCAGGGCCAGGCCGGCAACGCGTGGGTGAGCCGCCCCGGGGCCGGCCTCTGGCTCAGCGCCTGCCTGCCCGCGCCCCGGGTCCCCCCCGGCCTCCTCCTGCAGCGGGCCATGGCGGCCGTCCTGGAGGTCCTGGAGCCCGCCGGCGCCCCCCTGGGCCTCAAGTGGCCCAACGACCTCGTGGGGCGCAGGGAGGGCCGCCTGGTGAAGCTGGGCGGCATCATCGGCCAGGCCAAGGGCGACCGGGTCCTCCTGGGCCTGGGCCTCAACCTCACGGAGGCCCCCGCCATTCCGGAACGGGCCATCCCCCCCGCCTGCCTCCGGGACCTGGCCAAAGGCGGCGTGCCGGAGGCCGGCGCCCTGGCCCGGGATATCCTCGAAGCCTGGGAGGACCTGGAGATCCCCCGGGAAGCCCCCTTCCTGTGGCCCGCCCCCGGCGACCCCATCCGGTGGGAGCAGGGCGAGGGCGTCTGCGTGGGGTGGCTGGGGGATGGGCGCCTGCGGGTGGAACGCCCCGGGGGCGGGCACGTGGACCTGACGGCCGGGGACGTTTCGGGCCTGGCCTGA
- a CDS encoding DoxX family membrane protein: MPISRFLSKAAPIAARILLGLLFVVTGLNGFLDFLPRPTAPMPEGAAAFAGAMMKTGYLMQLVAGTQLAAGLMLLVGRFVPLALTLLAPVLVNIICFHVFLAPSGLGPGVLALVLELYLVWTRRAAFGPVIAFR; this comes from the coding sequence ATGCCCATTTCGCGTTTTCTTTCCAAAGCCGCGCCCATCGCCGCCCGCATCCTGCTGGGCCTGCTGTTCGTGGTCACCGGACTCAACGGTTTCCTGGACTTCCTGCCCCGGCCCACGGCCCCCATGCCCGAGGGGGCCGCCGCCTTCGCGGGGGCCATGATGAAGACCGGCTACCTCATGCAGCTGGTTGCGGGAACCCAGTTGGCGGCCGGGCTCATGCTGCTCGTTGGCCGGTTCGTTCCGTTGGCCCTGACGCTGCTGGCGCCGGTGCTGGTGAACATCATCTGTTTCCATGTCTTCCTGGCGCCTTCGGGCCTGGGGCCCGGGGTGCTGGCCCTGGTCCTGGAACTGTACCTGGTGTGGACCCGCCGCGCGGCCTTCGGGCCGGTAATCGCCTTCCGCTGA
- a CDS encoding LytR/AlgR family response regulator transcription factor: MSERTYTAIIVDDEDLARAIVQEHLGVHPEIRVVASCANGFEAVKAATEHKPDLLFLDIQMPKLNGFEVLELLDPQPTVVFITAYDQHALKAFEVHAVDYLLKPFDAERFEEALVRAKARCDQGAPSGPQPAELSDAARSDWPLDRLVVKDGTKVTLIPLAKLDYVQAQDDYVLLKTPEKSHLKQQTISSLETRLDPNRFLRIHRSFIIQLDRLARLEQTPSESWIAVLHDGTRLPVSKSGYARLKAMLEKGSV, from the coding sequence ATGAGCGAGAGAACCTACACCGCCATCATCGTGGACGACGAGGACCTGGCCCGGGCCATCGTCCAGGAGCACCTGGGCGTCCACCCCGAGATCCGGGTGGTGGCCAGCTGCGCCAACGGCTTCGAGGCCGTCAAGGCCGCCACGGAGCACAAGCCCGATCTGCTCTTCCTGGACATCCAGATGCCCAAGCTCAACGGCTTCGAGGTCCTGGAGCTGCTGGACCCGCAGCCCACGGTGGTCTTCATCACGGCCTACGACCAGCACGCCCTCAAGGCCTTCGAGGTCCACGCCGTGGACTACCTCCTCAAGCCCTTCGACGCCGAGCGCTTCGAGGAGGCCCTGGTGCGCGCCAAGGCCCGCTGCGACCAGGGCGCCCCCTCGGGCCCCCAGCCCGCGGAGCTCTCCGACGCGGCCCGAAGCGACTGGCCCCTGGACCGCCTCGTGGTCAAGGACGGCACGAAGGTGACCCTCATCCCCCTGGCCAAGCTGGACTACGTGCAGGCCCAGGACGACTACGTCCTCCTGAAGACCCCCGAGAAGAGCCACCTGAAGCAGCAGACCATCTCCAGCCTGGAGACGAGGCTGGACCCCAACCGCTTCCTGCGCATCCACCGCAGCTTCATCATCCAGCTGGACCGCCTGGCCAGGCTGGAGCAGACCCCCTCGGAGAGCTGGATCGCGGTGCTGCACGACGGCACGCGGCTGCCGGTGAGCAAGAGCGGGTACGCGCGGCTGAAGGCGATGCTGGAGAAGGGAAGCGTCTGA
- a CDS encoding sensor histidine kinase, with translation MNPILSSRARLGTYLLGWVPIVALLTFVAMSQDWRLAEALALAVPMGAGGAFMFLSSWYLCRALPLRSTRVGSHWTAWILAAVIMAALWAGAGLALAWCLAKATPLTGLYHRAHAALPTLVGIGAVLYLATLTLHYLLDAVDLGKQSEAREAEFRILAQDAELRALRAQLNPHFLFNSLNSISALTTIDPPKARTMCILLSDFLRGSLRLGEKRLVSLSEEVDLLKAYLSIEQIRFGSRLQVQWELDPATLGEEIPALLLQPLVENAIKHGIAGLTEGGVVRVASRREGNVLELRVENPVDPDTPVVHGLGMGQRQVRSRLQMRFGDRMRFEAGTTDGVHRVRMVFPCEVKP, from the coding sequence GTGAATCCCATCCTCAGCAGCCGCGCGCGCCTGGGGACCTACCTCCTGGGGTGGGTCCCCATCGTCGCGCTCCTCACCTTCGTGGCCATGAGCCAGGACTGGCGCCTGGCGGAGGCCCTGGCGCTGGCGGTGCCCATGGGGGCCGGCGGCGCCTTCATGTTCCTGTCCTCCTGGTACCTGTGCCGGGCCCTGCCCCTGCGTTCCACGCGGGTGGGCAGCCACTGGACGGCGTGGATCCTGGCGGCGGTCATCATGGCCGCCCTGTGGGCCGGGGCGGGCCTGGCCCTGGCCTGGTGCCTGGCCAAGGCGACGCCGCTCACGGGGCTCTACCACCGGGCCCACGCGGCCCTGCCCACCCTGGTGGGCATCGGCGCGGTGCTCTACCTGGCCACCCTCACCCTCCACTACCTCCTGGACGCCGTGGACCTGGGCAAGCAGAGCGAGGCCCGGGAGGCGGAGTTCCGCATCCTGGCCCAGGACGCCGAGCTGCGCGCCCTGAGGGCCCAGCTCAACCCCCACTTCCTCTTCAACAGCCTGAATTCCATCAGCGCCCTGACCACCATCGATCCGCCCAAGGCCCGGACCATGTGCATCCTGCTCTCGGATTTCCTGCGGGGCAGCCTGAGGCTCGGGGAGAAGCGCCTGGTGTCCCTTTCGGAAGAGGTGGACCTCCTCAAGGCCTACCTCTCCATCGAGCAGATCCGCTTCGGGAGCCGGCTCCAGGTGCAGTGGGAGCTGGACCCCGCCACCCTGGGCGAGGAGATCCCCGCCCTCCTCCTGCAGCCCCTGGTGGAGAACGCCATCAAGCACGGCATCGCCGGGCTCACGGAGGGCGGCGTGGTGCGCGTGGCCTCCCGCAGGGAGGGCAACGTCCTGGAGCTGCGGGTGGAGAACCCCGTGGATCCCGACACGCCGGTGGTGCACGGCCTGGGCATGGGGCAGCGCCAGGTGCGCAGCCGGCTCCAGATGCGGTTCGGGGACCGCATGCGTTTCGAGGCGGGCACCACCGACGGGGTCCACCGGGTCCGGATGGTATTTCCATGCGAGGTCAAGCCATGA
- a CDS encoding LiaF transmembrane domain-containing protein — MQTMNETPAPQPQSTRLWIGIAIIVIGILAALDNLPFVRDNEHFFLNLWPVVLIIVGIGKVSRGSAEKGISGYLFMLAGAFILVHNFGSDSLASAMGPLFIVAVGVFLVTKALRKNRGVPPDLAAHDSFVSATAILGGSKRRVTHQDFKGGELTAIFGGFELDLRQATIEGNQVRVDVFVLFGGGEIKIPQHWAVSMKGTALLGGFEDKTLPMPSAEGEAPRVHLVVTGLVLFGGLTVMN, encoded by the coding sequence ATGCAAACGATGAATGAGACCCCCGCCCCGCAGCCCCAGTCCACCCGCCTGTGGATCGGCATCGCCATCATCGTGATCGGCATCCTCGCGGCCCTGGACAACCTGCCCTTCGTGCGCGACAACGAGCACTTCTTCCTGAATCTCTGGCCCGTGGTGCTCATCATCGTGGGCATCGGCAAGGTGAGCCGGGGTTCCGCGGAAAAGGGGATCTCGGGCTACCTCTTCATGCTCGCGGGCGCCTTCATCCTCGTGCACAACTTCGGCAGCGACAGCCTGGCCAGCGCCATGGGGCCCCTGTTCATCGTGGCGGTGGGCGTCTTCCTGGTCACCAAGGCCCTGCGCAAGAACCGGGGCGTGCCCCCGGACCTGGCGGCCCACGACAGCTTCGTTTCCGCCACGGCCATCCTGGGCGGCAGCAAGCGCCGGGTCACCCACCAGGACTTCAAGGGCGGCGAGCTCACGGCGATCTTCGGGGGCTTCGAGCTGGATCTGCGCCAGGCCACCATCGAAGGCAACCAGGTGCGGGTGGACGTCTTCGTGCTGTTCGGCGGGGGCGAGATCAAGATCCCGCAGCACTGGGCGGTTTCCATGAAGGGCACGGCGCTCCTGGGCGGCTTCGAGGACAAGACCCTCCCCATGCCTTCGGCCGAAGGGGAGGCCCCCAGGGTCCACCTGGTCGTCACGGGACTGGTCCTGTTCGGCGGCCTCACCGTAATGAACTGA
- a CDS encoding YigZ family protein codes for MQRPVAPAVHRFREKASVFLTELHPAGDAGEREAILVRLRKRDFDANHHCTAWRELGGAQGADDDGEPSGTAGPPMLRVLEGEGLVDVLAVCIRWFGGTKLGTGGLVRAYTEGVQGAIAAAREQGLLEAVRAWRAGSITAEAGQAHLPFSVLGAFPEAEILGQDFRGAQAILRFRLPLTADGAREAALAALWLERSRGGRVDWE; via the coding sequence ATGCAGCGTCCCGTCGCACCCGCCGTCCACAGGTTCAGGGAGAAGGCCTCGGTCTTCCTGACCGAGCTGCACCCCGCGGGGGACGCCGGGGAGCGGGAGGCCATCCTGGTCCGCCTGCGCAAGCGGGACTTCGACGCCAACCACCACTGCACCGCCTGGCGGGAGCTGGGCGGGGCCCAGGGCGCCGACGACGACGGGGAGCCCTCGGGCACCGCCGGGCCGCCCATGCTCCGGGTCCTGGAGGGCGAGGGCCTGGTGGACGTGCTGGCCGTGTGCATCCGGTGGTTCGGGGGCACGAAGCTGGGCACCGGGGGCCTGGTGCGGGCCTACACGGAGGGGGTCCAGGGGGCCATCGCCGCGGCCCGGGAGCAGGGGCTCCTGGAGGCCGTCCGGGCCTGGCGCGCCGGTTCCATCACGGCCGAGGCCGGCCAGGCCCACCTGCCCTTCTCGGTGCTGGGGGCCTTCCCGGAGGCGGAGATCCTGGGCCAGGACTTCCGGGGGGCCCAGGCCATCCTGCGCTTCCGCCTGCCCCTCACGGCCGACGGGGCCCGGGAGGCCGCCCTGGCCGCGCTCTGGCTGGAACGGAGCCGCGGCGGCCGGGTGGACTGGGAATAG
- a CDS encoding NapC/NirT family cytochrome c, with amino-acid sequence MDWRDRLTVWFRHAFFYGDNWVSICAGILTTATGFTLLWSWFRELASPHSALPYVGILLFVLLPLLFLVGLFLIPFGMWLKYKRMTKAGEKPAVIPKVDLTTRHIRKVLSVVAVATVLNIALLGVATVRGVEYMDSSKFCGLTCHTPMIMEYRAFVDSPHSRVGCAQCHIGPGADSFMRAKLAGVRQLFGVMFNNYHRPIPSPVESLRPAKETCESCHWPQKFHGNKILVKTHYGDDIANTPAITVLMLKIGGRSGEANTGIHGRHIDTSERITYSAGDERRQVIPRVVYRDDKGQMVEYVSSDTKLTPEQLAKLPQRSMDCVDCHNRPTHAFESPEWAMDRRIQEGLVSREIPFIHKKGVEILKGEYKSQDDAAARIPKALVDFYAANYPEVYKEKKALVDAAAIAVKDAYLRNVSPEMKLTWGTHPNHIGHQDGGCFRCHDGSHTSKDGRTIAADCDTCHTILAQDDPNPKILQDLGTK; translated from the coding sequence ATGGATTGGAGAGACAGGCTCACGGTGTGGTTCAGGCACGCCTTCTTCTACGGCGACAACTGGGTGAGCATCTGCGCGGGCATCCTCACGACCGCCACGGGCTTCACGCTCCTGTGGTCCTGGTTCCGGGAGCTGGCCAGCCCGCATTCGGCGCTGCCCTACGTGGGCATCCTCCTCTTCGTGCTCCTGCCCCTGCTGTTCCTGGTGGGGCTGTTCCTCATCCCCTTCGGGATGTGGCTCAAGTACAAGAGGATGACCAAGGCCGGGGAGAAGCCCGCGGTCATCCCCAAGGTGGACCTCACCACCCGGCACATCCGCAAGGTCCTTTCCGTGGTGGCGGTGGCCACCGTCCTCAACATCGCCCTGCTGGGCGTGGCGACGGTGCGGGGCGTGGAGTACATGGACTCCAGCAAGTTCTGCGGCCTCACCTGCCACACGCCCATGATCATGGAGTACCGGGCCTTCGTGGATTCGCCGCACTCCCGGGTGGGCTGCGCCCAGTGCCACATCGGCCCCGGCGCGGACTCCTTCATGCGGGCCAAGCTCGCCGGCGTGCGCCAGCTGTTCGGGGTGATGTTCAACAACTACCACCGGCCCATCCCCAGCCCCGTGGAGAGCCTGCGCCCGGCGAAGGAGACCTGCGAGTCCTGCCACTGGCCCCAGAAGTTCCACGGCAACAAGATCCTCGTGAAGACCCACTACGGCGACGACATCGCCAACACCCCCGCCATCACCGTCCTCATGCTCAAGATCGGCGGCCGCAGCGGCGAGGCCAACACCGGCATCCACGGGCGCCACATCGACACCTCGGAGCGCATCACCTACTCGGCCGGCGACGAGCGCCGCCAGGTGATCCCCCGGGTGGTCTACCGGGACGACAAGGGCCAGATGGTGGAGTACGTCTCCTCGGACACCAAGCTCACTCCCGAGCAGCTCGCCAAGCTCCCCCAGCGGAGCATGGACTGCGTGGACTGCCACAACCGGCCCACCCACGCCTTCGAGAGCCCCGAGTGGGCCATGGACCGGCGCATCCAGGAGGGCCTCGTCAGCCGCGAGATCCCCTTCATCCACAAGAAGGGCGTCGAGATCCTCAAGGGGGAGTACAAGAGCCAGGACGACGCGGCGGCGCGCATTCCCAAGGCGCTTGTGGACTTCTACGCGGCCAACTACCCCGAGGTCTACAAGGAGAAGAAGGCCCTGGTGGACGCGGCGGCCATCGCGGTGAAGGACGCCTACCTGCGCAACGTCTCGCCCGAGATGAAGCTCACCTGGGGCACCCATCCCAACCACATCGGGCACCAGGACGGCGGGTGCTTCCGCTGCCACGACGGGAGCCACACCAGCAAGGACGGCCGCACCATCGCCGCCGACTGCGACACCTGCCACACCATCCTGGCCCAGGACGATCCCAATCCGAAGATCCTCCAGGACCTCGGCACGAAGTAG
- a CDS encoding protein kinase family protein has protein sequence MHPPLPPSWPFAPREPGPGPGTRTAALPGLEGLWTLQAVPGLDLDGAPEPLGGAFGRGGVFRCGDAVIRPYRRGGLVRHVNAALYPGPARFDREFQVHRALWEAGFPTVEPLGWGFRPRLWGCEGVFLTRFAGGAPWPRAWDAAALPQVRALIAALCAWGLYAPDLNATNFQVLPDGRVLALDWDRARWMPGVDLAGRYESRLARSLQKLGAPPEFVI, from the coding sequence ATGCATCCACCCCTGCCCCCCTCCTGGCCCTTCGCGCCGCGGGAACCCGGCCCCGGCCCCGGGACCCGCACCGCGGCCCTGCCGGGGCTGGAGGGCCTCTGGACCCTCCAGGCCGTGCCCGGCCTGGACCTGGATGGCGCGCCGGAACCCCTGGGCGGCGCCTTCGGGCGGGGCGGCGTCTTCCGCTGCGGGGACGCGGTGATCCGCCCCTACCGCCGGGGGGGCCTGGTGCGCCACGTCAACGCGGCCCTCTACCCCGGCCCGGCCCGCTTCGACCGGGAATTCCAGGTGCACCGGGCCCTGTGGGAGGCAGGATTTCCCACGGTGGAGCCGCTGGGCTGGGGGTTCCGGCCCCGGCTCTGGGGCTGCGAGGGGGTCTTCCTCACCCGGTTCGCGGGGGGCGCGCCCTGGCCCCGCGCCTGGGACGCCGCCGCCCTGCCCCAGGTGCGCGCCCTCATCGCCGCGCTTTGCGCCTGGGGCCTCTACGCCCCCGACCTCAACGCCACCAACTTCCAGGTGCTCCCGGATGGGCGGGTCCTGGCCCTGGACTGGGACCGGGCCCGGTGGATGCCGGGCGTCGACCTGGCCGGCCGCTATGAATCCCGTCTGGCCCGGAGCCTCCAGAAGCTCGGCGCCCCCCCGGAATTTGTGATCTAA
- the aat gene encoding leucyl/phenylalanyl-tRNA--protein transferase has product MAPVFSLGPQPAFPDPRRADGEGLLAVGGDLSAPRLLNAYRLGIFPWYSEGSPILWWSPPERAILLPGDEHLSRSTRRALARRPFEVRVDTCFAEVIGHCARVERAGQDGTWITREIQEGYLALHRQGYAHSFEAWRDGELRGGLYGVSLGAAFFGESMFSLESYASRAAFAALCRRAWGWGFHLIDGQVPNPNLETLGARVVGRDAFLARLAAALQVPTRRGPWTAEE; this is encoded by the coding sequence ATGGCCCCCGTCTTCAGCCTCGGTCCCCAACCGGCCTTCCCCGACCCCCGGCGGGCCGATGGCGAGGGCCTGCTGGCGGTGGGGGGGGACCTTTCGGCGCCGCGGCTCCTGAACGCCTACCGCCTGGGCATCTTCCCGTGGTACAGCGAGGGGTCCCCCATCCTGTGGTGGTCCCCCCCGGAACGGGCCATCCTCCTTCCGGGGGATGAGCACCTCTCCCGGTCCACCCGCCGCGCCCTGGCGCGGCGGCCCTTCGAGGTGCGCGTGGACACCTGCTTCGCGGAGGTGATCGGGCACTGCGCCCGGGTGGAGCGCGCCGGCCAGGACGGCACCTGGATCACCCGGGAGATCCAGGAGGGCTACCTGGCCCTGCACCGCCAGGGCTACGCCCACAGCTTCGAGGCCTGGCGGGACGGGGAGCTGCGCGGGGGGCTCTACGGCGTTTCGCTGGGGGCGGCCTTCTTCGGGGAGAGCATGTTCAGCCTGGAGAGCTACGCCTCCCGGGCGGCCTTCGCGGCCCTGTGCCGGCGGGCCTGGGGCTGGGGCTTCCACCTCATCGACGGCCAGGTGCCCAACCCCAACCTGGAGACCCTCGGGGCCCGGGTGGTGGGCCGGGACGCGTTCCTGGCGCGCCTGGCCGCGGCCCTCCAGGTGCCCACGCGGCGGGGGCCCTGGACGGCCGAAGAATGA
- a CDS encoding SpoIID/LytB domain-containing protein — protein sequence MRSLPALLCFALPALAAVPQIRVGLDTQGLEWIVSLEGGGELRSLEGKRLLKVAEGEKLRIWWDSRGEADPTDEYRVQVGTAMNLADATATLKKLAALGEVPEKVEVPDGGTWRVLTGRFESAKEAEPILEKLAAHGYDELWVSTEKRKGKPRKARALYAVTERYERLPLPNSGVLLQPARELTTIVGKGRYRGAMRIFPNAQGRLSVVNTLDLETYLRGVVPREMGAWEYPALEALKAQAVAARTYAYVNLGKRAKEGFDLLDTVADQVYGGRDGEQSLTDRAVAETAGLIATYGGRPIQALFMADSGGGTIDNTFVFGDGGPYLKGVSNYAASPQVITFKGALAVAGDTPWLTPELLRLCAAGLVPAADLDSGRMARPARQDDLRATVAALASRLGRVPVAPEPGLLLWMARSLGFGEVVEGLERPDDARYFLGDAVPAPADQPLASFLARRGIAPPALWRTAPTLGQAFQVLGRLWQELEPAEFLEGTLLRDGQVRVKNGGPGPLPLAPSILVAEEAPGGSLRLVAQSAVQVGDRVRWIPAPGGSPLLVRRLDPDGTALDRYNPTAHWKVEIKEADLLDRLRTRAGIKAVKGFELTHNPQGRVTDMVVRDGQNRPHRFRGMHIRNLLGLKDNVFRMATVGEAPSRRWIVYGRGWGHGVGMDQTGAYGMALEGATFDGILKHYYQGIQLTPIPD from the coding sequence ATGCGATCCCTCCCCGCCCTGCTCTGTTTCGCCCTGCCCGCGCTGGCGGCGGTTCCCCAGATCCGCGTGGGGCTGGACACCCAGGGGCTGGAATGGATCGTGAGCCTGGAGGGGGGCGGGGAGCTGCGCAGCCTGGAAGGCAAGCGCCTGCTCAAGGTGGCCGAGGGCGAGAAGTTGCGCATCTGGTGGGACAGCCGGGGCGAGGCGGATCCCACGGACGAATACCGGGTGCAGGTGGGCACGGCCATGAACCTCGCCGACGCCACGGCCACCCTGAAGAAGCTGGCCGCCCTCGGCGAGGTGCCCGAGAAGGTGGAGGTCCCCGACGGCGGCACCTGGCGGGTGCTCACGGGGCGCTTCGAAAGCGCGAAGGAGGCCGAGCCCATCCTGGAGAAGCTGGCCGCCCACGGCTACGACGAGCTCTGGGTCTCCACGGAAAAGCGCAAGGGCAAGCCCCGGAAGGCCAGGGCCCTCTACGCGGTCACGGAGCGGTACGAGCGGCTGCCCCTCCCCAATTCCGGGGTGCTCCTCCAGCCCGCCCGGGAACTCACCACCATCGTGGGCAAGGGCCGCTACCGCGGCGCCATGCGCATCTTCCCCAACGCCCAGGGCCGGCTCTCCGTGGTCAACACGCTGGACCTGGAGACCTACCTGCGGGGCGTGGTGCCCCGGGAGATGGGGGCCTGGGAGTACCCGGCCCTGGAGGCCCTCAAGGCCCAGGCGGTGGCGGCGCGCACCTACGCCTACGTGAACCTGGGCAAGCGCGCCAAGGAGGGCTTCGACCTCCTGGACACCGTGGCCGACCAGGTCTACGGGGGCCGGGACGGGGAGCAGTCCCTCACGGACCGGGCCGTGGCGGAGACCGCGGGCCTCATCGCCACCTACGGGGGCAGGCCCATCCAGGCCCTCTTCATGGCCGACTCGGGCGGGGGCACCATCGACAACACCTTCGTCTTCGGGGACGGCGGGCCCTACCTCAAGGGCGTCTCCAACTACGCCGCCTCGCCCCAGGTGATCACCTTCAAGGGGGCCCTGGCGGTGGCCGGGGACACCCCCTGGCTCACGCCGGAACTGCTGCGCCTGTGCGCGGCGGGGCTGGTGCCCGCGGCGGACCTGGATTCCGGGCGCATGGCCCGACCCGCGCGCCAGGACGACCTGCGTGCCACCGTGGCGGCCCTGGCCTCCCGGCTGGGCCGGGTTCCCGTGGCTCCGGAACCCGGCCTCCTGCTGTGGATGGCCCGGTCCCTGGGCTTCGGGGAGGTGGTGGAGGGCCTGGAGCGCCCGGACGATGCCCGGTACTTCCTGGGGGACGCGGTCCCCGCCCCCGCGGACCAGCCCCTGGCCTCCTTCCTGGCGCGCCGCGGCATCGCCCCGCCGGCCCTGTGGCGCACGGCCCCCACCCTGGGCCAGGCCTTCCAGGTGCTCGGGCGCCTCTGGCAGGAGCTTGAGCCCGCGGAATTCCTGGAGGGCACGCTCCTGCGGGACGGCCAGGTGCGGGTGAAGAACGGCGGCCCGGGGCCCCTGCCCCTGGCCCCCTCCATCCTGGTGGCGGAGGAGGCCCCCGGCGGAAGCCTGCGCCTGGTGGCCCAGAGCGCGGTGCAGGTGGGGGACCGGGTGCGGTGGATCCCCGCCCCGGGCGGGTCGCCCCTCCTGGTGAGGCGCCTGGACCCGGACGGGACGGCCCTGGACCGCTACAATCCCACCGCCCACTGGAAGGTGGAGATCAAGGAGGCCGATCTCCTGGACCGGCTCCGCACCCGCGCCGGCATCAAGGCGGTGAAGGGCTTCGAACTCACCCACAACCCCCAGGGCCGGGTCACGGACATGGTGGTGCGGGACGGCCAGAACCGGCCCCACCGCTTCCGGGGCATGCACATCCGCAACCTCCTGGGCCTCAAGGACAACGTCTTCCGCATGGCCACCGTGGGGGAGGCGCCCTCCCGCCGGTGGATCGTCTACGGCAGGGGCTGGGGCCACGGCGTGGGCATGGACCAGACCGGCGCCTACGGCATGGCGCTGGAAGGGGCCACCTTCGACGGCATCCTGAAGCACTACTACCAGGGGATCCAGCTCACGCCCATCCCGGACTGA